A region from the Leptospirillum ferriphilum ML-04 genome encodes:
- a CDS encoding prephenate dehydrogenase, protein MTDSCPYRTISIIGVGLMGASLAGALKALPSPPVIRGSTPEKEEGEKALGRGLIDSYTPSNREVVSGAELVVIAAPPSSIPKIWEEIGPGLPPGTLLTDLASVKQNLHAIYLERFSSVFPRYISSHPMAGRELTGVDAARADLFRDRLTFLIPFASSPLGEDLERLKKLWTIAGSPRQTVVESREHDRILSLISHLPHLLAFSLLETLVRTTDKKTIPHWNWPSQKGGALKDMLRIAWSGPDLWGDILLQNRKEILSSIEDFTSSMDVFKKFLVDEDREGLISCLKTLQAKAHEDMHHERHS, encoded by the coding sequence ATGACCGACTCCTGTCCTTACCGGACGATCTCCATTATCGGCGTGGGGCTGATGGGCGCATCCCTTGCCGGGGCTCTCAAGGCGTTACCGTCGCCACCGGTCATCCGTGGCTCCACCCCTGAAAAGGAAGAGGGCGAAAAAGCGCTCGGACGAGGCTTGATTGATTCTTATACCCCTTCCAACCGGGAGGTTGTTTCCGGAGCGGAACTGGTGGTCATTGCGGCTCCACCGTCCAGCATCCCGAAAATCTGGGAGGAAATCGGTCCTGGTCTTCCGCCCGGCACACTTTTGACCGATCTGGCATCCGTGAAACAGAATCTCCACGCAATCTATCTGGAGAGATTTTCTTCTGTTTTTCCAAGGTATATCAGCAGTCACCCCATGGCAGGCCGGGAACTGACCGGTGTGGATGCTGCCCGTGCCGATCTTTTCCGGGATCGGCTGACGTTTTTGATCCCTTTCGCCTCTTCCCCTCTCGGAGAAGATCTCGAACGTCTGAAGAAGCTCTGGACAATAGCAGGAAGCCCGCGGCAAACCGTGGTCGAATCCCGGGAACACGATCGGATTCTCTCTCTCATCAGCCATCTTCCCCATCTTCTCGCTTTTTCCCTTCTGGAAACTCTTGTCCGGACAACGGACAAAAAGACCATCCCCCACTGGAACTGGCCTTCCCAAAAAGGAGGGGCTTTGAAGGACATGCTCCGGATTGCCTGGAGCGGCCCGGACCTTTGGGGGGACATCCTCCTCCAGAACAGGAAAGAGATCCTCTCCAGCATTGAGGACTTCACCAGTTCCATGGACGTTTTCAAAAAATTCCTTGTCGATGAAGACAGGGAGGGGTTGATCTCTTGCCTGAAAACACTTCAGGCCAAAGCGCACGAGGACATGCATCATGAACGTCATTCCTGA
- the aroA gene encoding 3-phosphoshikimate 1-carboxyvinyltransferase — protein MNVIPESLTETRGGPESGYMQVRRGHRVSGNIRVPGDKSISHRSLILGGMASGKTVVTGFLPSDDCLRTLSAFSRLGVQIRQQQDETSLELVSPGFTGLREPDSILDFGNSGTASRLMCGVLAGTSFFTVMTGDDSLRKRPMKRVVDPLSMMGAKIDGPGSGSRLPLAVRGTALNGISFLNAHKSAQVKSSILLAGLNASGPTTVEEPVQTRDHTERLLPLFGGKVLREGLRTTVYPSRLTGTEMHVPGDFSSAAFFLALGLLTPGSSLTLEGVGLNPTRTGLLQVLEAMKARSLRILPSTPPSLESEPYGNIHVGFSELEGIDVPPEWIPNIIDEIPILAACAACARGTTTIRGASELRVKESDRIRGIVSALQVLGVPCKEFPDGLAIDGLGPDPRLTGGTIDSLNDHRIAMSMAVLGSRLPESEILTIRGTDFVSTSFPGFSNLFNQVVAC, from the coding sequence ATGAACGTCATTCCTGAATCCCTGACCGAAACCCGCGGAGGTCCGGAATCGGGATACATGCAAGTCCGGAGAGGCCATCGCGTTTCGGGAAACATTCGCGTCCCCGGAGACAAATCCATCTCCCACAGATCACTGATTCTTGGAGGAATGGCCTCCGGAAAAACGGTTGTCACAGGCTTTTTGCCTTCGGACGATTGCCTCCGGACGCTTTCGGCATTTTCAAGACTTGGAGTCCAGATCAGACAACAGCAGGACGAGACATCGCTCGAACTGGTGAGTCCTGGTTTTACCGGTCTCCGGGAACCCGACTCCATTCTCGATTTCGGAAACTCGGGCACCGCATCCCGATTGATGTGCGGCGTGCTGGCCGGGACTTCTTTTTTTACTGTCATGACCGGAGACGACAGCCTCCGGAAACGACCCATGAAAAGAGTCGTCGATCCCTTGAGCATGATGGGAGCAAAGATCGACGGACCCGGCTCCGGTAGCCGTCTGCCACTCGCTGTTCGGGGCACTGCGCTGAACGGAATCTCCTTTTTGAATGCGCACAAAAGCGCCCAGGTCAAGTCTTCCATCCTTCTTGCCGGCCTGAACGCCTCTGGCCCCACAACCGTTGAAGAGCCTGTGCAGACAAGAGACCACACAGAAAGGCTCCTCCCCCTGTTCGGAGGGAAAGTCCTTCGGGAAGGTCTCCGGACCACCGTTTACCCGTCCCGTCTGACTGGAACCGAGATGCACGTTCCGGGCGATTTTTCGTCGGCGGCCTTTTTTCTGGCTCTGGGACTTCTGACACCCGGCTCTTCGCTGACCCTGGAAGGGGTGGGGCTCAATCCGACCAGAACCGGTTTACTGCAGGTTCTTGAAGCCATGAAAGCGCGCTCCCTGCGAATCCTTCCCTCCACCCCTCCCTCTCTTGAATCCGAGCCCTACGGAAATATTCACGTCGGCTTTTCGGAACTGGAAGGGATCGACGTTCCTCCGGAATGGATCCCGAACATTATTGACGAAATCCCGATCCTGGCCGCCTGTGCCGCCTGTGCCCGGGGAACAACCACGATTCGGGGAGCATCCGAACTTCGGGTCAAAGAATCCGACCGTATTCGGGGAATCGTCTCCGCCCTTCAGGTTCTGGGGGTTCCGTGCAAGGAGTTTCCGGACGGTCTCGCCATTGATGGACTCGGACCTGACCCCCGATTGACAGGAGGAACGATAGACAGCCTGAACGACCACCGAATCGCCATGTCCATGGCCGTTCTCGGCTCAAGGCTCCCCGAGAGCGAAATCCTGACCATCCGGGGAACGGATTTCGTCTCCACATCGTTTCCCGGATTCTCCAACCTTTTCAATCAGGTTGTCGCATGCTGA
- a CDS encoding lysophospholipid acyltransferase family protein: protein MDSPKASQLIEVPTSVWDRPFYRGVRATFSLFCRSYLRLKVDGLENLPAEGGTIVAVNHQSHLDVPLMGLALPREARFPGKAELFTSSFFLRTFLLNLGGFPIVRGEGDRKAISLSESILQRGDVLVLFPEGTRTRTGDIGAFHRGLGVLSIRTGSPIVPAAIRGSGDSLGVGKIWPRPGKISIRFAKPLIPPSLDLSPKDLKEASQSLTLAAENEVRSLYQSLLLSRESSG, encoded by the coding sequence ATGGATTCTCCAAAAGCTTCCCAACTGATAGAAGTCCCGACTTCCGTCTGGGATCGTCCCTTCTACCGCGGGGTCCGGGCAACGTTCTCCCTGTTTTGCAGGAGCTATCTCCGTTTGAAGGTGGATGGTCTGGAAAATCTCCCGGCAGAGGGGGGAACCATTGTCGCCGTCAACCATCAGAGTCATCTGGATGTCCCTTTGATGGGGCTGGCTCTGCCAAGGGAGGCCCGTTTTCCCGGGAAAGCCGAGCTCTTTACCTCTTCCTTTTTCCTCAGAACCTTTCTTTTAAATCTCGGCGGGTTCCCGATCGTGCGGGGAGAGGGAGACCGGAAAGCCATTTCCCTGTCGGAAAGCATCCTTCAACGAGGGGACGTTCTCGTCCTTTTTCCGGAGGGAACCCGGACCCGAACCGGTGACATCGGAGCCTTCCATCGGGGGTTGGGTGTCCTGTCCATCCGGACGGGATCGCCGATCGTCCCGGCCGCAATCCGGGGAAGCGGGGATTCTCTCGGGGTGGGCAAAATCTGGCCCCGGCCTGGCAAAATCTCCATCCGGTTCGCAAAACCTCTGATTCCCCCTTCCCTGGACCTCTCCCCCAAGGATTTGAAAGAAGCGAGCCAGTCACTGACTCTCGCAGCGGAAAACGAGGTCCGCTCCCTCTACCAGTCTCTTCTCCTCTCCCGGGAATCATCCGGCTGA
- the cmk gene encoding (d)CMP kinase — translation MLKKGSIAIDGPSASGKSSLARALAHTLQWVHADTGALYRAVALSLTKADLAEAPENAICQHLKDRTISYSIRDNSTRVLLNGEDITDFLRSEEIGRTASRISQIPCVREYLFQIQRNLGEKGGVVMDGRDIGSVILPDASLKIFLLADVRIRALRRLSELEQQGIPANLDTIQKDLEERDKRDRTRSLAPLIQAPDALLLDNSHMTIEDSVKWILQKLPN, via the coding sequence ATGCTGAAAAAAGGAAGCATTGCCATTGACGGACCTTCCGCCTCGGGAAAATCCTCTCTGGCAAGGGCCCTTGCCCATACACTCCAGTGGGTCCACGCCGATACCGGAGCCCTTTACAGGGCCGTGGCACTGTCTTTGACAAAAGCCGATCTGGCAGAGGCACCGGAGAACGCCATTTGCCAGCACTTGAAGGACCGGACCATCTCCTATAGCATCCGGGACAACAGCACCCGTGTTCTCCTGAACGGGGAGGACATAACAGACTTCCTGCGCAGCGAAGAAATCGGACGGACAGCCTCCCGCATTTCGCAGATCCCCTGTGTGAGAGAATACCTCTTCCAAATCCAGAGAAACCTGGGAGAAAAAGGTGGGGTCGTCATGGACGGCAGAGATATTGGAAGCGTGATCCTGCCGGATGCCTCCCTGAAAATCTTTCTCCTGGCAGACGTCCGGATCAGGGCCCTCAGGCGACTGAGTGAACTGGAACAACAAGGGATCCCGGCAAATCTTGACACTATCCAGAAGGATCTGGAAGAACGGGACAAAAGAGACAGAACGCGGTCTCTTGCCCCTTTGATTCAGGCGCCCGACGCCCTGCTTCTGGACAACTCCCACATGACGATCGAAGACAGCGTTAAATGGATTCTCCAAAAGCTTCCCAACTGA